In Leptidea sinapis chromosome 21, ilLepSina1.1, whole genome shotgun sequence, the following proteins share a genomic window:
- the LOC126970605 gene encoding 60S ribosomal protein L39: MSAHKTFIIKRKLAKKLKQNRPIPQWVRMRTGNTIRYNAKRRHWRRTKLKL, encoded by the exons ATG TCGGCCCATAagacttttattattaagaGAAAGCTTGCTAAAAAGCTAAAACAAAACCGACCTATTCCACAATGGGTGAGGATGCGCACTGGAAATACTATTAG ATACAATGCTAAGAGGCGTCACTGGAGGAGAACTAAGCTCAAGCTGTAA
- the LOC126970603 gene encoding uncharacterized protein LOC126970603 produces MNKVISLCRLKSILDFRTITMKISADGKNIPKQKFLENRITLISPDNAIAITDLKSAQSLSVRRDLKLVKIQDEDSKTRRPVYKLMTNAEYHQEELLRRKQKQEEKQNSAIKGQKLVTLSSRIAVHDLMTNIKKIEKLLAKHYEVKVVVTGEDNEKYSTYDTIYNTMEKNLLSSGKLVQRRNKGNTLKFQILPSRESSGGKDPSDQNNNKGPL; encoded by the exons atgAACAAAGTAATTTCGTTATGTCGtctaaaaagtattttagaCTTTCGAACAATTACTATGAAAatatcagctgatggtaagaaTATACccaaacaaaaatttttagaGAATCGAATTACTTTGATCAGTCCAGATAACGCTATAGCTATTACCGATCTTAAAAGTGCACAAAGTTTATCTGTAAGAAGAGACTTGAAGTTAGTGAAAATCCAAGATGAGGATTCAAAAACTAGGCGTCCAGTTTACAA ATTAATGACAAATGCAGAATATCATCAAGAAGAACTTTTAAGAAGAAAACAAAAGCaagaagaaaaacaaaatagtgcCATAAAGGGGCAGAAGCTGGTGACATTGTCGTCACGTATAGCTGTACACGATTTAatgacaaacataaaaaaaattgaaaaattacttGCAAAGCATTATGAAGTGAAGGTGGTGGTAACTGGAGAAGACAATGAGAAATACTCAACCTAT gatacaatatataatacaatggaGAAAAATCTTCTATCTAGTGGAAAACTTGTGCAAAGAAGAAACAAGGGCAACACACTAAAGTTTCAGATTCTACCATCACGGGAAAGTAGTGGTGGCAAGGATCCTAGTGATCAGAATAACAATAAGGGCCCTCTATGA